A region from the Leptospira venezuelensis genome encodes:
- the rplV gene encoding 50S ribosomal protein L22, giving the protein MEAVAIARFIRMSPRKLRLVADEIRGYEVAEALDILKYTNKRAIEPIFKLIKSASANAVVKSDNADPGKMFIKKILVDEGPILKRFRPRARGRAARIRKRTSHVTVVISD; this is encoded by the coding sequence ATGGAAGCCGTAGCAATCGCAAGATTTATTAGAATGTCTCCTCGTAAGCTTCGTCTTGTTGCGGATGAAATCCGTGGATACGAAGTTGCTGAGGCTCTGGATATTCTTAAATATACTAATAAGAGAGCGATCGAGCCGATCTTCAAACTTATCAAATCCGCTTCTGCAAACGCAGTTGTGAAAAGTGATAATGCTGATCCAGGCAAGATGTTCATTAAAAAGATCCTGGTGGACGAAGGCCCAATTCTTAAACGCTTCCGTCCTCGTGCTCGCGGTAGAGCAGCAAGGATCCGTAAGAGAACCAGCCACGTTACAGTGGTAATCTCGGATTAA
- the rplP gene encoding 50S ribosomal protein L16: MLSPKRVKFRKRQRGRLKGNDERGSKVSFGEFGLKAVTSGRLTARQIEAARITINRQVKRGGKLWIRIFPHLPITKKPAETRMGKGKGNPEFWIAEIRPGRVLFEMSGIDEATAKKALDLAAYKLPVQTEFVKRSTL; the protein is encoded by the coding sequence ATGTTATCACCTAAAAGAGTTAAGTTCAGAAAAAGACAAAGGGGCCGCTTGAAAGGAAACGACGAGCGTGGTTCCAAAGTGTCCTTCGGAGAGTTCGGTCTTAAAGCCGTTACTTCCGGACGTTTGACTGCAAGACAGATCGAGGCAGCAAGGATCACCATCAACCGCCAAGTAAAAAGAGGCGGGAAATTATGGATTAGGATCTTCCCTCATTTACCTATTACTAAAAAACCAGCGGAAACTCGTATGGGTAAAGGTAAAGGTAACCCTGAATTCTGGATCGCAGAGATCAGACCTGGTAGAGTTTTATTCGAAATGAGCGGAATCGATGAAGCGACCGCTAAAAAAGCTTTGGATTTGGCTGCTTATAAACTGCCTGTTCAAACTGAATTCGTGAAGAGGTCTACGCTGTGA
- the rpsJ gene encoding 30S ribosomal protein S10 — MAGQKIRVKLKAFDHKLIDQSTYEIVATAKRTGATVSGPIPLPTKKEIYTVLRSPHVNKKSREQFEMKTHKRLIDILDTNEDTVEALMKLQLPAGVSVDIKS; from the coding sequence ATGGCTGGCCAAAAGATCAGAGTAAAGCTTAAAGCTTTCGATCATAAGTTGATCGACCAATCAACTTACGAGATCGTTGCGACTGCCAAAAGGACCGGAGCTACTGTCTCCGGTCCGATTCCTCTTCCAACGAAGAAGGAAATATACACAGTCCTCCGTTCTCCACACGTTAATAAAAAATCAAGAGAGCAGTTTGAGATGAAAACTCACAAAAGGCTCATAGACATTCTGGACACCAACGAAGACACAGTTGAAGCTTTAATGAAGCTACAACTCCCAGCAGGTGTTTCAGTGGATATTAAATCCTAA
- a CDS encoding glycoside hydrolase family 1 protein → MTKSFELPKDFLLGSATAATQIEGGDIYNNWYAWSLIGKVGNGESSITGADHYNRYVEDIELLSQLHQECYRMSIEWSRIEPKQGEWSKEGVEHYRDEFQRLIKAGIKPLVTLHHFSCPQWFQEKGGWLSKNAVEDFIRFVDFSAKNFGDLVSEWCTINEPNVFANDSYMDGKYPPGSHGDIAAYMKVTKNLIITHLKSYKLIHKIRKELGFTGETKVGFAHHLAVFEPFNSHPLARLGRFLSDYLFHEIHTKGFVEGKLCFPVGFGYPEGKGIFCDFFGVNYYSRHLFKASYNPGNLFATPVVDPSIQDSEKNDLGWEIYPEGLYKVCHRVWDKYKLPIYITENGIPDEKDEKREKYIVDHLYQIRRLLDEGVKVERYYHWSFLDNLEWNDGYGPRFGLVEVDYTTMKRKPRLSALRYAEICRTKRIENRST, encoded by the coding sequence ATGACTAAAAGTTTCGAACTTCCTAAGGATTTTTTATTAGGTTCTGCAACTGCAGCAACACAGATAGAAGGTGGAGATATTTATAATAATTGGTATGCTTGGTCTCTCATCGGAAAAGTTGGAAATGGAGAATCTTCCATCACTGGAGCGGATCATTATAATCGATATGTAGAAGATATAGAACTTCTTTCTCAGCTTCACCAAGAATGTTATCGAATGAGTATAGAGTGGAGTCGAATAGAACCTAAACAAGGTGAATGGTCAAAGGAAGGAGTGGAACATTATCGTGATGAATTCCAAAGGCTGATCAAAGCCGGGATCAAACCACTTGTAACTCTTCACCATTTTTCTTGCCCTCAATGGTTTCAGGAAAAAGGGGGATGGCTTTCTAAAAACGCAGTTGAAGACTTTATTCGATTCGTGGACTTCTCAGCTAAAAATTTTGGAGATTTGGTTTCAGAATGGTGCACTATCAATGAACCGAACGTATTTGCAAACGATAGCTATATGGATGGCAAATATCCTCCCGGCAGTCACGGCGATATTGCGGCTTACATGAAGGTTACCAAAAACCTTATCATCACTCATTTAAAATCTTATAAACTGATTCACAAGATCCGGAAGGAGCTTGGTTTTACGGGAGAAACAAAAGTAGGATTTGCTCATCACCTTGCAGTATTTGAACCTTTTAATTCTCATCCGCTCGCTAGGCTTGGTCGCTTCTTGAGTGATTATCTTTTTCATGAGATCCATACAAAAGGTTTCGTAGAAGGTAAACTTTGTTTTCCTGTAGGATTCGGTTATCCGGAAGGGAAGGGGATCTTCTGTGATTTTTTTGGGGTCAATTATTATTCCAGACATCTATTCAAGGCCAGTTATAATCCTGGAAATCTATTCGCTACTCCGGTAGTAGATCCAAGTATTCAAGATTCAGAGAAGAATGATCTTGGCTGGGAAATTTATCCGGAAGGTCTTTACAAGGTTTGCCACCGTGTATGGGACAAATATAAACTTCCCATCTATATCACAGAGAATGGGATTCCGGATGAGAAAGATGAGAAAAGAGAAAAATATATAGTAGATCATCTTTATCAGATCAGACGACTTCTGGATGAAGGTGTGAAAGTAGAACGTTATTATCATTGGTCTTTCTTGGATAACTTAGAATGGAACGATGGTTATGGTCCCAGATTCGGTTTGGTTGAAGTGGATTATACCACAATGAAAAGAAAGCCTCGCTTGAGTGCACTTCGTTATGCGGAGATCTGTCGAACTAAGCGGATCGAAAATAGATCAACCTGA
- the rplC gene encoding 50S ribosomal protein L3 — protein sequence MAKGLIGKKIGMSQIFDEQGNMIPVTVLEVGPCAVSQVKSVATDGYDAIQLAFQDDKEKHLTKSEVKHLAKAGLTPKRVLKEFRNFGEEPAAGAELKAQDVFAVADIVKVTGTSKGKGFQGVIKRYGHHGGPGAHGSRFHRHPGSMGSNTTPGRVFKGRKLPGRMGFDTKTILNLKVVRIHEAENLVFVSGSVPGPANSIITIEKI from the coding sequence ATGGCAAAGGGATTAATCGGTAAAAAGATAGGGATGTCCCAAATCTTCGACGAGCAAGGAAACATGATTCCTGTAACCGTCTTAGAGGTAGGTCCCTGCGCAGTTTCCCAAGTCAAGTCCGTAGCTACGGACGGTTACGACGCGATACAATTAGCTTTTCAGGATGATAAAGAAAAACACCTGACCAAATCTGAAGTTAAACATTTGGCAAAAGCTGGACTAACTCCTAAGAGAGTGTTGAAGGAATTCCGGAATTTCGGCGAAGAGCCGGCTGCAGGCGCAGAGCTAAAAGCTCAAGATGTGTTTGCTGTTGCGGATATTGTAAAAGTTACAGGAACCAGCAAAGGTAAAGGTTTCCAAGGTGTTATCAAAAGATACGGACACCATGGTGGACCAGGAGCTCACGGTTCTCGTTTTCATAGACATCCAGGATCCATGGGATCCAACACCACTCCAGGTAGAGTATTCAAAGGTCGTAAATTACCGGGCCGTATGGGCTTCGATACAAAGACTATATTGAATCTGAAAGTAGTTCGTATTCACGAAGCAGAAAATTTGGTTTTTGTAAGCGGATCCGTTCCGGGACCTGCAAACTCCATCATTACTATTGAGAAGATATAA
- the rpmC gene encoding 50S ribosomal protein L29, whose product MKKIKLAELKDAEILAQLEDAYKIIRTARFQYGVARSLENPKVITNAKKKIARLLTIQKNRELAAKSGTTKARRYSRATRKTQALAKSNASAKKVAKGTN is encoded by the coding sequence GTGAAAAAGATCAAACTCGCAGAGTTGAAAGACGCAGAAATTTTAGCACAATTGGAAGATGCTTACAAAATTATTCGTACAGCACGTTTCCAATACGGAGTGGCTCGTTCTTTGGAAAACCCGAAGGTGATTACTAATGCGAAGAAGAAAATCGCACGCCTTCTAACTATCCAAAAGAACAGAGAGTTAGCTGCGAAGTCTGGTACTACTAAGGCTAGACGATATTCGAGAGCTACACGCAAGACACAAGCTTTAGCAAAATCTAATGCTTCTGCTAAGAAAGTAGCTAAAGGAACGAATTGA
- the rplB gene encoding 50S ribosomal protein L2: MGIKKFKPVTAASRFKSVLTFEEITETEPYRPLTISLNYKAGRGEGGKIAVRRKGGRVKRKYRIIDFKRRKVGITATVKTVEYDPYRSAFISLVSYSDGEYAYILNAEGMKVGDKVSNGEAAEIKVGNALPLGKIPPGTNVHNVELKIGRGGQIARTAGSFATIAGRDGEYVLLKLPSSEVRKVHQNCYATVGICSNRDHNLVSIGKAGRNRWLGKRPKVRGVVMNPVDHPHGGGEGRTSGGRHPVTPWGIPTKGYKTRRRAKPSDKFIIQKRKGNRSR; the protein is encoded by the coding sequence ATGGGAATTAAAAAGTTTAAACCCGTTACTGCCGCCAGCCGTTTTAAATCGGTATTAACCTTCGAGGAAATCACCGAAACAGAACCGTATCGCCCTTTAACGATCAGCTTAAATTATAAAGCAGGTCGCGGAGAAGGTGGTAAAATTGCGGTTCGCAGAAAAGGCGGAAGAGTAAAACGCAAATATCGTATCATCGACTTCAAACGTCGCAAGGTGGGAATTACTGCTACAGTTAAAACTGTAGAATATGATCCGTACCGTTCGGCGTTTATTTCTCTCGTTAGTTACTCTGACGGAGAATACGCTTATATCCTAAATGCTGAAGGCATGAAAGTTGGAGACAAAGTTTCCAATGGAGAAGCGGCTGAAATCAAAGTTGGAAACGCACTTCCGCTCGGAAAAATTCCACCAGGCACTAACGTGCATAACGTGGAATTGAAAATTGGAAGAGGCGGACAAATAGCTAGAACAGCAGGATCTTTCGCTACTATCGCAGGTAGAGACGGAGAATACGTTCTTCTTAAACTTCCAAGTTCCGAAGTTCGTAAAGTTCACCAGAACTGCTACGCGACTGTAGGAATTTGCAGCAATAGAGATCATAACCTTGTTTCCATCGGTAAAGCTGGTAGAAACAGATGGTTGGGAAAACGTCCTAAGGTCAGAGGGGTTGTAATGAACCCAGTTGATCACCCACATGGTGGTGGTGAAGGGCGTACTTCTGGAGGACGTCACCCAGTGACTCCTTGGGGTATTCCAACTAAAGGATACAAAACTCGTCGTAGGGCTAAACCTTCTGACAAGTTCATTATCCAGAAGAGAAAGGGAAATAGGAGCAGGTAA
- a CDS encoding 50S ribosomal protein L23, with product MNLNEVILSPIITEKSQDLETIGEKAGKRTVKYTVEIHPRANKTLVKEAFRKIYNVVPSSVNIQVYRGKIKRFRHLPAPKAHWKKAIVTFQDGASIDFGKEA from the coding sequence ATGAATCTTAACGAAGTTATCTTATCTCCAATCATCACTGAGAAGTCCCAAGACCTGGAGACTATCGGTGAGAAAGCCGGTAAAAGAACCGTAAAATACACTGTGGAAATCCATCCTAGAGCGAACAAAACTCTAGTGAAGGAAGCTTTCCGCAAAATTTACAATGTAGTACCTTCTTCCGTAAACATCCAAGTGTATCGCGGAAAGATAAAAAGATTCCGTCATCTACCTGCTCCTAAAGCTCATTGGAAAAAAGCAATCGTGACTTTCCAAGACGGAGCGAGCATCGACTTCGGAAAGGAAGCATAA
- a CDS encoding elongation factor G-like protein produces MNPPFLNPGIFAHIDAGKTTLLERILFETGKITAPGRIEEGTTESDYLPEEIERGISIQSTVARIPYPNSEKPRVILQFVDNPGHLDFQSQANASLLVSDFGLVLIDSFEGLKSQTFQNVEALRKSGKPILFFLNKLDRPGADILSPLVDLEVALGKEPILLFKEDGTIPVLKGEGEESEFLPLIEWDHGLSEEYLKNHELLPELAAKGLVKGFWEGKIFPVLGGSALQGLGVPELLTYLEILAQGKPSPLFPNEQTGIAFKREIHPELGKLLHFQTLAPIKVGDFFLLGETRHKVENLYRISARDYEEVSSGEAGELLATTSLLDWIPGEILSRHNTENKTLLTPIRKQFQILIEPEKEEDRQELWDRLQDLAWLDEAVSVDILSETGQFRLSGTGELHLEISLSRLKESFSKSFQTSGIKVARFALWKNLVQKVAFQHTAFDQKISSGQVLASLESSHNFSKGVRFNVQLADPIKEAITSAFTEVTARGIDGEEVLGLQMIVEGYESPSETKSFDLSSLIKVAVIKGLKDIIPNHSVFIGPLSEIEILTPNQYLGDILASLAKRDAKIRKVTELTEGRHLIQASASTQNLLGFSGVLRNMAQGRGVLSLDTLFDFDNHSVLF; encoded by the coding sequence ATGAATCCACCATTCTTAAATCCGGGAATATTTGCGCATATTGATGCGGGCAAAACTACACTCTTAGAAAGAATCTTATTTGAGACTGGCAAAATTACTGCGCCGGGTAGAATTGAAGAAGGCACCACCGAATCCGATTATCTTCCGGAAGAGATAGAAAGGGGAATTTCTATCCAGTCCACAGTTGCCAGGATCCCTTATCCAAATTCAGAAAAGCCTCGTGTCATTCTGCAGTTCGTGGATAATCCAGGGCATCTTGACTTTCAATCCCAGGCAAACGCTTCTCTACTTGTTTCCGATTTCGGTCTCGTTCTTATCGATTCATTCGAAGGATTAAAATCCCAGACCTTCCAAAATGTGGAAGCTCTTAGAAAGTCAGGAAAACCAATATTATTTTTTCTAAATAAACTAGATCGCCCAGGTGCTGATATTCTTTCTCCTCTCGTGGACCTGGAAGTTGCCTTAGGAAAAGAGCCCATTCTTCTGTTTAAAGAAGACGGAACTATTCCTGTATTAAAGGGAGAAGGTGAGGAGTCGGAGTTCCTACCATTGATAGAATGGGACCATGGACTTTCTGAAGAATATCTCAAGAATCATGAGCTTCTTCCTGAGCTTGCTGCTAAAGGATTGGTGAAAGGCTTTTGGGAGGGGAAAATTTTTCCAGTGCTTGGAGGGTCTGCTCTGCAGGGACTTGGTGTTCCGGAATTGCTTACTTACTTAGAAATACTCGCACAAGGAAAACCTTCTCCGCTTTTCCCTAATGAACAAACTGGTATTGCATTCAAAAGAGAAATCCATCCTGAACTTGGAAAACTTCTCCATTTTCAAACATTGGCACCTATCAAAGTCGGTGATTTCTTCCTGCTTGGAGAAACGAGACATAAGGTAGAGAATCTATATCGAATTTCTGCAAGAGACTATGAAGAAGTTTCTTCTGGAGAAGCCGGAGAACTTCTCGCAACCACATCTCTTTTGGATTGGATCCCGGGAGAAATTCTTTCGAGACATAATACTGAAAACAAAACCCTTTTAACTCCGATCAGAAAACAATTTCAGATCTTAATAGAACCGGAAAAAGAAGAAGATCGACAGGAGCTTTGGGACCGCTTGCAAGATCTCGCCTGGTTGGATGAAGCAGTAAGTGTAGATATTCTCTCCGAAACTGGACAATTCCGTTTATCAGGCACCGGTGAGTTGCACTTAGAGATCTCTCTTTCGCGATTGAAGGAGTCTTTTTCGAAAAGCTTTCAAACGAGCGGAATCAAGGTTGCAAGATTTGCTCTATGGAAAAATTTGGTTCAAAAGGTCGCATTTCAGCATACCGCGTTCGATCAAAAGATCTCGAGCGGTCAGGTGCTCGCGTCCTTGGAAAGTTCTCACAACTTTTCCAAGGGAGTGCGGTTTAATGTTCAGCTAGCTGATCCAATCAAAGAGGCGATAACATCCGCGTTTACGGAAGTCACCGCCCGGGGAATAGACGGAGAAGAAGTTCTCGGTCTTCAAATGATTGTCGAAGGTTATGAGTCTCCAAGTGAGACAAAATCTTTCGATCTTTCTTCCCTGATCAAAGTAGCTGTCATCAAAGGTTTAAAGGACATAATTCCGAATCATTCGGTTTTCATTGGTCCCCTTTCTGAGATAGAGATTCTTACACCGAATCAATATCTCGGAGACATATTAGCCAGTTTGGCTAAGAGGGACGCGAAGATTCGTAAGGTCACTGAGTTGACCGAAGGGCGTCATTTGATCCAGGCAAGCGCTTCTACGCAAAACTTGCTTGGCTTTAGCGGTGTCCTTAGAAATATGGCACAGGGAAGGGGCGTCCTGTCTTTGGACACCCTTTTCGACTTTGATAACCATTCTGTATTGTTTTAA
- the rpsC gene encoding 30S ribosomal protein S3: MGQKVNPIGLRIGITRGWDSIWFSQADYKKNLHEDIRIRRFIQGRFKEAGVVKVVVERFPEKINVNLHTAKPGVVIGKNGANIEAVKKVLKTMTEKPLNLNIIEVKKPETIAQCIAESIAIQIQERQPFRRVMKQELRRAMRGGVEGIKILISGRLNGADMARREGYREGRIPLHTLRAKIDLGFREASTTFGQIGVKVWTYTGDFINSKEESEEDKYAVKRRTN, encoded by the coding sequence ATGGGACAGAAAGTTAACCCAATCGGACTTCGTATCGGAATTACCCGCGGATGGGATTCCATCTGGTTCTCGCAAGCAGACTACAAAAAGAACCTGCACGAAGATATTAGAATTCGTAGATTTATCCAAGGCCGTTTTAAAGAAGCTGGCGTTGTAAAAGTTGTAGTGGAGCGTTTTCCTGAGAAGATCAACGTTAACCTTCACACTGCTAAGCCAGGTGTGGTAATCGGTAAAAACGGAGCGAATATCGAAGCCGTTAAAAAAGTCCTTAAGACTATGACCGAAAAACCTCTGAATCTTAACATTATCGAAGTTAAGAAACCTGAGACTATCGCGCAATGTATCGCTGAGTCTATCGCGATCCAAATTCAAGAGCGTCAACCGTTCCGTCGTGTGATGAAACAAGAACTTCGTCGTGCAATGAGAGGCGGAGTAGAAGGAATTAAGATCCTTATCTCCGGACGTTTGAACGGAGCGGATATGGCTCGTCGCGAAGGTTATCGTGAAGGAAGAATTCCTCTTCATACCCTTAGAGCGAAAATCGATCTAGGATTCCGTGAAGCAAGCACCACTTTCGGACAAATCGGAGTGAAAGTTTGGACTTACACTGGAGACTTCATCAACAGTAAAGAAGAGTCCGAAGAAGATAAATACGCCGTTAAAAGAAGGACCAACTGA
- a CDS encoding DUF1761 domain-containing protein: MLSINLISVVLATLAAMVLGFLLHGPILGKVWMRLANIVPTGNEKFSDMLPNLFWNLVANFVTAYVIAVIYLFASPSPYLAGEGIWRGVICALWLWIGFVVTSSSMEVIWMGRKLGLWLFECGCSFLVMSAMGAIIAAY, encoded by the coding sequence ATGTTATCGATCAATTTAATCTCAGTTGTATTGGCGACTCTTGCCGCTATGGTTTTAGGGTTTCTTTTGCACGGGCCCATCCTTGGCAAAGTATGGATGAGGCTCGCGAATATCGTGCCCACCGGAAATGAAAAGTTTTCAGACATGCTTCCGAATTTATTTTGGAACCTCGTAGCAAACTTTGTGACCGCCTATGTGATTGCCGTTATCTATCTGTTCGCTTCTCCGTCTCCTTATTTGGCAGGCGAGGGTATTTGGAGAGGAGTGATTTGTGCTCTTTGGCTCTGGATCGGTTTCGTAGTGACCTCGAGTTCCATGGAAGTGATTTGGATGGGAAGAAAGCTCGGCCTTTGGTTATTCGAGTGTGGATGCTCCTTTCTTGTGATGTCGGCTATGGGAGCGATTATCGCAGCCTATTAA
- a CDS encoding TetR/AcrR family transcriptional regulator has protein sequence MKKQAVKQLPKTRDLQKTREKILYTAFLKFFQSGFQATSMDDIVKETDLSKGAFYHQFPSKFVLGYAVVEEVIRPLIIDRWIRPLQDYKNPLLGILDLMQKHICDIKPDLIRYGCPLNNFMQEMSPVDKGFNTRLKSALQLWIQELEKELVRAKENGQILENINTQEAASFIVMFHEGVYGFLKGSGDRKLSGHFLNMMKNYLQSISTTD, from the coding sequence ATGAAGAAGCAGGCGGTAAAACAACTCCCCAAAACCAGAGATCTGCAGAAAACCAGAGAAAAGATTTTATACACTGCTTTTCTGAAGTTCTTTCAGTCGGGCTTCCAAGCCACGAGCATGGACGATATAGTAAAGGAAACTGATCTAAGTAAGGGAGCATTTTACCATCAATTTCCCAGCAAGTTTGTTTTGGGTTACGCAGTGGTAGAAGAAGTTATACGACCCCTGATCATAGACCGGTGGATCCGCCCGCTCCAAGATTATAAGAATCCTTTGTTAGGTATTCTGGATCTGATGCAAAAACATATCTGCGATATTAAGCCTGATCTGATCCGTTATGGATGTCCTTTGAATAATTTCATGCAAGAAATGTCGCCTGTGGACAAAGGTTTCAATACTCGATTGAAATCCGCTCTTCAACTTTGGATCCAAGAATTAGAAAAGGAATTAGTCAGAGCAAAAGAGAACGGACAAATCCTAGAAAATATTAATACCCAGGAAGCCGCTTCCTTTATCGTAATGTTTCACGAAGGAGTTTACGGTTTCTTAAAAGGATCAGGCGACCGGAAATTATCCGGTCACTTTCTGAACATGATGAAAAATTACCTGCAATCCATTTCGACTACAGATTAA
- the tuf gene encoding elongation factor Tu, which yields MAKEKFDRSKPHLNVGTIGHVDHGKTTLTAAITTTLAKVLGGKNKAVAYDQIDNAPEEKARGITIATSHQEYETANRHYAHVDCPGHADYVKNMITGAAQMDAAILVVSATDGPMPQTKEHILLARQVGVPYIIVFINKADMLAADEREEMIQMVEMDVRDLLNKYNFPGDETPIIYGSALKALEGDESELGAPSVVKLMEALDTYVPNPKRIVDKPFLMPVEDVFSITGRGTVATGRVEQGTLKINDEVEIVGVRPTTKTVVTGIEMFRKLLDSAEAGDNIGALLRGTKKEDIERGQVLAKPGSITPHKKFNAEVYVLTKDEGGRHTPFFNNYRPQFYFRTTDITGVCNLPNGMEMVMPGDNVTMSIELIHPIAMDKGLKFAIREGGKTIGSGVVAEITE from the coding sequence ATGGCTAAGGAGAAATTCGACAGGTCCAAACCACACTTAAACGTTGGTACAATCGGACACGTTGACCATGGAAAAACCACGCTAACGGCAGCAATCACCACTACGCTTGCAAAAGTATTGGGTGGAAAAAACAAAGCCGTAGCGTACGACCAAATCGATAACGCACCTGAGGAAAAAGCTCGTGGTATCACCATCGCTACTTCTCACCAAGAGTATGAGACTGCAAATCGTCACTATGCTCACGTAGACTGCCCAGGTCACGCTGACTATGTTAAAAACATGATCACTGGTGCTGCTCAGATGGACGCTGCGATTCTAGTTGTATCTGCAACTGACGGACCAATGCCTCAAACGAAAGAGCATATCCTGCTCGCTCGTCAGGTAGGTGTTCCTTACATCATCGTATTCATCAACAAAGCGGACATGCTTGCAGCTGATGAGCGTGAAGAGATGATCCAAATGGTTGAGATGGACGTTCGTGACTTGTTAAACAAGTACAACTTCCCTGGTGATGAAACCCCAATCATTTACGGATCCGCTCTTAAAGCTCTTGAAGGCGACGAGTCTGAGTTAGGAGCTCCATCTGTAGTTAAGTTAATGGAAGCTCTGGACACTTACGTTCCGAATCCAAAACGTATCGTTGACAAACCTTTCCTAATGCCAGTAGAGGACGTATTCTCTATCACTGGTCGCGGAACTGTTGCAACCGGAAGAGTAGAGCAAGGAACTTTGAAAATCAACGACGAAGTTGAAATCGTTGGTGTTCGTCCTACTACTAAAACCGTTGTTACCGGTATCGAGATGTTCCGTAAACTTTTAGATTCCGCAGAAGCTGGAGACAATATCGGTGCTCTTCTTCGTGGAACTAAAAAAGAAGACATCGAGAGAGGACAGGTTCTTGCTAAGCCAGGATCAATCACTCCTCACAAAAAATTCAACGCGGAAGTTTACGTTCTTACTAAGGACGAAGGTGGACGTCACACTCCATTCTTCAATAACTACCGTCCACAGTTCTATTTCAGAACTACTGACATCACTGGCGTCTGTAACCTGCCTAATGGTATGGAAATGGTAATGCCTGGTGACAACGTTACAATGAGCATCGAGTTGATTCACCCGATCGCTATGGACAAAGGTCTTAAATTCGCGATTCGCGAAGGTGGAAAGACTATCGGTTCTGGCGTAGTGGCTGAGATCACCGAGTAA
- the rpsS gene encoding 30S ribosomal protein S19, whose translation MMRSSKKGPFIDSHLMSKVIKLNSENQKKPFKTWSRRSTIFPDMIGHTIMVHNGNKFIPVFINDNMVGHKLGEFAPTRTYRGHGNTDKKAAKK comes from the coding sequence ATCATGAGATCTTCTAAAAAAGGTCCGTTCATCGACAGTCACCTCATGAGCAAGGTGATCAAGCTGAACTCTGAAAACCAAAAGAAACCGTTTAAGACCTGGTCTCGTAGAAGTACGATTTTCCCGGACATGATCGGACATACCATCATGGTTCATAACGGAAACAAATTTATCCCTGTTTTCATCAATGATAACATGGTAGGACACAAGTTGGGAGAATTCGCTCCGACTCGTACTTATCGTGGTCATGGAAACACTGATAAAAAGGCGGCTAAGAAATAA
- the rplD gene encoding 50S ribosomal protein L4 produces the protein MKAQKYSKEGKLLSEIELPASLFESKYSSGAIYDAIKAENANLRSGNHHTKTRSEVSGGGKKPWSQKGTGRARQGSIRAPHWVGGGTVHGPRKRDYSYNVSPKVKRRAVLSVLNKKAQDAVIKVVEDLDPKEFSTKAFSTLFSNIGLKNTGVIGFLVGGENDFLKKSVRNIPTVKYINSKRIAVRDILYNRNLVITEGALGEILKHYGEGK, from the coding sequence ATGAAAGCACAGAAGTATTCAAAAGAAGGAAAACTGCTCTCGGAAATCGAACTTCCTGCATCGTTGTTCGAATCCAAGTATAGCAGTGGCGCGATTTACGACGCCATCAAAGCGGAGAATGCTAACCTTCGCTCCGGGAATCATCATACCAAAACTCGCTCGGAAGTTTCCGGCGGTGGTAAAAAGCCTTGGTCCCAAAAAGGAACTGGTAGAGCTCGTCAAGGTTCTATTCGTGCTCCTCACTGGGTGGGCGGTGGTACTGTTCACGGACCTCGCAAGAGAGATTATTCATATAACGTTTCTCCAAAAGTAAAACGTAGAGCGGTTCTTTCCGTTTTGAATAAGAAAGCTCAAGACGCGGTCATTAAAGTAGTAGAAGATCTGGATCCAAAAGAATTCAGTACTAAAGCATTCTCTACTTTATTCAGCAATATCGGATTAAAGAACACTGGAGTGATCGGATTCTTAGTAGGTGGAGAGAATGACTTCCTTAAAAAGTCAGTTCGAAACATTCCTACTGTAAAATACATCAACTCTAAACGTATCGCGGTTCGTGACATTCTATATAATAGAAATCTTGTAATCACCGAAGGTGCTTTGGGAGAAATTCTCAAACATTACGGAGAAGGAAAATGA